One region of Oryza sativa Japonica Group chromosome 5, ASM3414082v1 genomic DNA includes:
- the LOC136356685 gene encoding extensin-like, whose translation MVPDPGLYDNTCSSLHQLMPVGAEPQPPAPHLPTPPAFSVPLRTRTSRPRRRLFPRISRPARALERAGFDFESTSLTLPPLPTSPAKSATSPATSAPSRTYKSLPASSSLVFRTRRALPCLLSRSRRLLLVPPLAAAFGREPPPLESPPRQTAAAVSFAAARAFPAAASRRRNPTGAPLPSRAGCRRRPSVPPRRRSSPLVSSHAGRRHRLGEESPFLLPFLSPRERRRPPRVRRRLRLPPPPSRRPPPSPRAAGHRRRSCAVVASPWPAGLSRAEHVAAHSLPLEPLPVGPACQPPPLPPLVPLISGARLSAPPPPLADVSPGLYCAIN comes from the exons ccggttggagccgagccccaaccgccggcgccccacctccccacgccgcccgccttctCCGTCCCTCTCCGCacccgcacctcgcgcccacgtcgccgcctcttcccccgcatctcccggcccgcgcgcgcgctcgagagggcgggattcgatttcgaatccacctctctcactctccctccactccccacgtcgccggccaaatcggccacctccccggccacgtccgccccctcccgcacctataaatcgctccccgcgtcttcctctctcgtttttcgcactcgccgcgctctcccgtgcctcctatcGCGCTCGCGCCGCTTGTTGCTagtgccgccgcttgccgccgccttcggccgcgagccgccgccgctagagtcgccgccgcgccaaaccgccgccgccgttagcttcgccgccgcaagagctttcccggccgccgcctcgcgtcgccggaatcccaccggagcacctctcccctcgcgagccg ggtgtcgccgccgcccgtccgtgcctccgcgtcgccggtcatcgccgctcgtctcttcccacgccggtcgccgccatcgcctcggtgaggaatcccctttcctccttcctttcctctccccccgtgagcgccgccgccctccgcgcgtgcgccgtcgtcttcggctgccgccgccgccttcgcgccggccgccgccgtctccccgcgccgccggtcaccgccggcggtcgtgcgccgtcgtcgcctcgccatggccggccggcttgagccgtgccgagcatgtcgccgcccactccctcccccttgagccactgcccgtggggcccgcttgccagccgccccctctccccccctTAGTGCCGCTGAtcagtggggcccgcctgtcggcgccaccccctcccctcgctgacgtcagccctgggctttattgcgcaataaattga